A window of Roseovarius sp. THAF27 contains these coding sequences:
- a CDS encoding cell division protein FtsQ/DivIB has translation MQQVKRLEPKADPAPSRWSYRYQRLMLTPLFRKLLRVGVPLCLTVGLATAYFSNPERREAIVLAVADLREQVETRPEFMVNLLAVEGASATVEEDIREIFPHDLPASSFDIDLDAVRLSIAGLPAVASASVRVRQGGVLVAQVEERQPVAVWRSRDGLGVVDIEGVVIGDIAHRADRADLPVIAGKGATRAVPEAMAILQAAAPLRPRLRGLVRMGERRWDVVLDRGQRILLPETDPVRALERVIVLAEVQDMLERDLAAVDMRLASRPTIRMNENAVSEWWRVTNMTVGAE, from the coding sequence ATGCAACAGGTGAAACGACTGGAGCCCAAGGCCGATCCGGCGCCGTCGCGGTGGTCTTACCGCTATCAGCGGCTGATGCTGACGCCGCTCTTTCGCAAGCTGTTGCGGGTGGGGGTGCCTTTATGCCTGACCGTCGGTCTGGCCACGGCGTATTTTTCCAACCCCGAGCGGCGCGAGGCGATCGTGCTGGCGGTGGCCGATCTTCGCGAGCAGGTCGAGACCCGGCCCGAATTCATGGTCAACCTGCTGGCCGTGGAAGGCGCCAGCGCCACGGTCGAGGAGGATATCCGCGAGATTTTCCCGCACGACCTGCCGGCCAGTTCCTTTGACATCGACCTCGATGCGGTGCGGCTGTCGATCGCGGGGCTGCCCGCCGTTGCCAGCGCGTCGGTGCGGGTGCGCCAGGGCGGGGTGCTGGTGGCGCAGGTGGAAGAGCGTCAGCCGGTGGCCGTCTGGCGGTCGCGCGACGGGCTGGGCGTGGTGGACATCGAAGGCGTGGTGATCGGCGATATCGCGCATCGGGCGGACCGCGCCGACCTGCCGGTGATTGCCGGCAAGGGCGCGACCCGGGCGGTGCCCGAGGCGATGGCGATCCTGCAGGCGGCGGCGCCGCTGAGGCCGCGGCTGCGCGGGCTGGTGCGCATGGGCGAGCGCCGCTGGGACGTGGTGCTGGACCGCGGCCAGCGCATCCTTCTGCCGGAAACCGACCCGGTGCGCGCGCTGGAGCGCGTGATCGTGCTGGCCGAGGTGCAGGACATGCTGGAGCGCGACCTTGCGGCGGTGGACATGCGCCTGGCGTCCCGGCCGACTATAAGAATGAACGAAAACGCGGTGTCCGAGTGGTGGCGCGTGACAAATATGACCGTAGGGGCGGAATGA